One segment of Candidatus Melainabacteria bacterium DNA contains the following:
- a CDS encoding GDP-mannose 4,6-dehydratase yields MLKCLVTGFAGFIGSHLTERLLSEGYLVAGVDDFNDYYDPKIKERNISHFKNALGFIFTKGDIRDKNLIDEIFSKHKPDIIIHLAARAGVRPSLKLPLLYEEVNVGGTLNLLEAAKNNNCKKFIFGSSSSVYGECKNIPFNESELDLKPISPYGVSKLTAERYCYTYSYLYKMQIVCCRFFTVYGPRQRPDLAIYKFTKLIDEGKPIPVFGDGQYKRDFTYITEIIDGITSSMNYNKTSFEILNLGESHTTSVIELVKLLEDALSKKAVIDWQPAQPGDVPLTYADVSKAEKLLGYKPRTKPEEGIKKFVEWYKTLQEDSINV; encoded by the coding sequence ATGCTTAAGTGCTTAGTAACTGGTTTTGCTGGCTTCATAGGTAGTCACTTAACTGAAAGACTTTTAAGTGAAGGATATTTAGTTGCTGGAGTAGATGACTTTAATGATTATTATGATCCAAAAATAAAAGAAAGAAATATAAGCCACTTTAAAAATGCTCTAGGTTTTATTTTTACTAAGGGTGATATAAGAGATAAAAATTTAATAGATGAAATATTTTCAAAACATAAACCTGATATTATAATTCATTTAGCAGCCAGAGCTGGTGTAAGGCCGTCATTAAAACTGCCGCTCTTATATGAAGAAGTAAATGTAGGTGGAACTTTAAACTTACTAGAAGCAGCAAAAAATAATAATTGTAAGAAATTCATTTTTGGATCAAGTAGTTCAGTTTATGGTGAATGTAAAAATATTCCTTTTAACGAAAGTGAATTAGATCTAAAACCAATTTCACCATATGGAGTAAGCAAGTTAACTGCTGAAAGATATTGTTACACTTACAGCTATTTATACAAAATGCAGATTGTTTGTTGTAGATTTTTTACAGTTTATGGTCCAAGACAAAGACCAGATTTAGCTATTTATAAGTTTACAAAATTAATTGATGAAGGAAAACCAATTCCTGTCTTTGGAGACGGCCAGTACAAAAGAGATTTTACATATATTACTGAAATTATAGATGGAATAACTAGTTCAATGAACTACAACAAAACAAGTTTTGAAATTCTTAATTTAGGTGAATCACATACTACATCGGTTATAGAACTGGTTAAACTTTTAGAAGATGCTCTTAGCAAAAAAGCAGTCATAGACTGGCAACCGGCACAGCCTGGTGATGTGCCACTGACTTATGCTGATGTAAGTAAAGCAGAAAAGTTATTAGGTTATAAACCAAGAACAAAACCAGAAGAAGGAATTAAAAAGTTTGTAGAGTGGTATAAGACACTACAAGAAGACAGCATCAATGTATAA
- a CDS encoding DUF2721 domain-containing protein — protein sequence MNETATFTSLITMAILISACGNLISSTSTRLIKVTDICRAYCEKAKKETNKDELEQLFIKLEKVGPRIRLLETALTMFYSSLSCFALTTLFMSLDQIISKDLRLLTLASGIVGVIILPIASIILVLERQFTMKSIWQEIDYVNKIFKKN from the coding sequence GTGAATGAAACAGCAACATTTACTTCACTAATTACAATGGCTATTTTAATTTCCGCATGTGGGAATCTTATTTCTTCAACAAGTACACGATTAATTAAGGTTACAGACATTTGTAGAGCCTACTGTGAAAAGGCAAAGAAAGAAACAAATAAAGATGAACTTGAACAATTATTTATCAAGCTTGAAAAAGTTGGGCCAAGAATAAGGCTTTTAGAAACTGCACTTACAATGTTTTATTCTTCATTAAGCTGTTTTGCTCTTACAACGTTATTTATGTCACTTGATCAAATCATCTCAAAAGATTTACGCTTACTTACTTTAGCAAGCGGTATTGTAGGTGTTATAATTTTGCCAATAGCAAGCATTATACTTGTATTAGAAAGACAATTTACTATGAAATCAATTTGGCAAGAAATTGATTATGTAAACAAAATATTTAAAAAAAATTAG
- a CDS encoding RNA-binding protein, producing the protein MAKKIFVGNLSFQITDVELEDLFKEYGEVASAKVIVDRRTGRSRGFGFVEMKAESNAEQAIEALNGADVKGRPINVSFAREQSEGERGGYSGGYQNRRSYNNNY; encoded by the coding sequence ATGGCAAAGAAAATTTTTGTTGGCAATTTATCGTTTCAGATTACTGATGTTGAATTAGAAGATCTGTTTAAAGAATATGGAGAAGTAGCATCAGCTAAAGTAATAGTTGATAGAAGAACAGGCCGCTCCAGAGGATTTGGTTTTGTTGAAATGAAGGCAGAATCAAATGCTGAGCAGGCTATAGAAGCATTAAATGGTGCTGATGTAAAAGGCAGACCAATTAATGTTAGTTTTGCAAGAGAACAATCTGAGGGAGAACGAGGTGGATACTCAGGTGGTTATCAAAACAGAAGAAGCTATAACAATAACTACTAA
- a CDS encoding nucleotidyltransferase substrate binding protein, whose translation MEQSGIYRHKLSLFEIAVNGFEEVLKINLDQFSKVELDAIKNGQIQKFEYCAELMWKVLQSYINEKIGEDINGPKPAIKAALNNNIINDKIYETLFEMIEARNKLSHIYDQKQFEEIYSKLPDFLKILKNLVEKLKSL comes from the coding sequence ATGGAACAAAGTGGAATCTATAGACATAAATTAAGTTTATTTGAAATTGCTGTAAATGGATTTGAAGAAGTACTTAAAATAAATCTTGATCAGTTTTCAAAAGTAGAACTTGATGCAATAAAAAACGGACAGATTCAAAAGTTTGAATACTGTGCAGAATTAATGTGGAAAGTACTGCAATCTTATATTAATGAAAAAATAGGAGAAGACATCAATGGCCCAAAGCCAGCAATAAAAGCTGCTTTGAACAACAATATTATAAATGACAAAATTTATGAGACTTTATTTGAAATGATTGAAGCCAGAAATAAACTTTCGCATATTTACGATCAAAAACAATTTGAAGAAATTTATAGTAAGCTTCCAGATTTCTTAAAGATACTTAAAAATCTTGTGGAAAAATTAAAAAGCTTGTAG
- the recA gene encoding recombinase RecA: protein MVKTITKEEVKEKGRDKSEVKPDERSEKLKALSLTLEKIEKDFGKGSVMRLGEARYGVIDAIPTGAISLDLALGVGGVPRGRVIEIFGPESSGKTTVAMHICAQAQKLGGIAAIVDAEHALDPDYARALGVNTDDLLISQPDTGEQALEITEQLVRSGAIDVVVIDSVAALVPKAEIEGEMGDSHMGLQARLMSQALRKLTGIVSKTKSVIIFINQMRQKIGVMYGPTETTTGGNALKYYASLRLDVRKIETLKKDNVEYGNRIKVKVVKNKVAPPFRVAEFDLLYGKGISFESSLLDVACNLDVVQKSGTWFTYNSDKLGQGREKAVEALSSNQKMMKEIESKVRTKIQELRAQHSGAIDSSTESGWAKDFKENDE, encoded by the coding sequence ATGGTGAAGACAATAACAAAAGAAGAAGTAAAAGAAAAAGGTCGTGATAAGTCAGAGGTAAAACCTGATGAAAGAAGTGAAAAACTTAAAGCTCTTAGTTTAACTCTTGAGAAAATTGAGAAAGATTTTGGCAAAGGCTCTGTAATGCGTCTTGGGGAAGCACGTTATGGAGTAATTGATGCAATTCCAACTGGTGCTATTTCTCTTGATTTAGCTCTTGGAGTAGGTGGCGTTCCTCGTGGAAGAGTAATTGAAATTTTTGGACCAGAGTCAAGCGGTAAAACAACTGTTGCCATGCACATTTGTGCTCAAGCACAAAAACTTGGTGGCATTGCAGCAATTGTTGATGCAGAACATGCCCTTGATCCGGATTATGCAAGAGCACTTGGGGTTAATACAGATGATCTTTTAATTAGCCAACCTGACACTGGCGAACAAGCACTTGAAATTACTGAACAACTAGTTAGATCTGGTGCTATTGATGTAGTGGTAATAGATTCAGTTGCTGCACTTGTACCAAAAGCAGAAATTGAAGGTGAAATGGGTGACTCACACATGGGACTTCAAGCAAGACTTATGTCCCAGGCACTTAGAAAACTTACAGGAATTGTAAGTAAGACAAAAAGTGTAATTATTTTTATAAATCAAATGCGTCAAAAAATTGGTGTTATGTATGGCCCAACTGAAACTACCACTGGTGGAAATGCTCTTAAATACTATGCTTCACTTCGACTTGATGTTAGAAAGATTGAAACATTAAAAAAAGATAATGTTGAATATGGGAACAGAATTAAAGTCAAAGTAGTAAAAAATAAAGTTGCACCACCGTTTAGAGTAGCTGAGTTTGATCTTTTGTACGGAAAAGGAATTAGCTTTGAAAGCTCACTTCTTGATGTAGCATGTAATCTTGATGTAGTTCAAAAATCAGGCACATGGTTTACATACAATTCTGACAAGCTTGGACAAGGACGTGAAAAAGCAGTAGAAGCTTTATCATCTAATCAAAAGATGATGAAAGAAATTGAATCAAAAGTTAGAACTAAGATCCAGGAACTCAGAGCACAGCATAGTGGAGCTATCGATTCAAGTACTGAATCTGGCTGGGCAAAAGACTTTAAAGAAAATGACGAATGA
- a CDS encoding single-stranded DNA-binding protein, which translates to MSAQNQVTLIGRLARDPEVDEVGKDKKYKKVNLCLAIRNIRKKFKGGEDGVDADFIDGIIAWGKQAEFAENYLVKGRMVVVHGELRPDRWKDKDNNKRYRLTVIANSIQSLDSNKKKNNGVDPDL; encoded by the coding sequence ATGTCAGCACAGAATCAGGTTACTCTAATTGGTCGTCTAGCAAGGGATCCAGAAGTTGATGAGGTAGGAAAAGATAAAAAATATAAAAAGGTAAACTTATGTCTTGCGATAAGAAATATAAGAAAGAAATTTAAGGGAGGAGAGGATGGAGTAGATGCAGATTTTATTGATGGAATTATTGCATGGGGAAAACAAGCTGAGTTTGCTGAAAATTATTTAGTAAAAGGGCGGATGGTTGTTGTCCATGGTGAGTTACGTCCAGATCGCTGGAAAGACAAAGACAATAACAAACGTTATAGACTTACTGTCATTGCTAATTCCATTCAATCACTAGACTCTAATAAGAAGAAGAATAATGGTGTAGATCCAGATCTGTAG
- a CDS encoding response regulator transcription factor — protein MSTKILIVDEDDSTFVQLQNFLSKNGLILLSAKNGKEGLELALKEKPNLVILETILPEMDGFSVCKSLRAFGFKNPIIFLTKKSSEIDAVIGLELGAQDYIRKPFQPNELLARIEVQLKQNQLENFDKKIIVKDLEIDLERRKVKYRGEVKDLTHKEFQLLYALAQCPNKVFSRNELLNNVWGWQQFGQTRTVDIHIGYLRKKFEPNPRRPILLQTIRGVGYTLNTE, from the coding sequence ATGAGCACAAAGATCCTTATCGTCGATGAAGACGATAGTACTTTTGTACAATTACAGAACTTCTTATCAAAGAATGGGCTGATACTACTGAGTGCTAAAAATGGCAAAGAAGGACTTGAATTAGCCCTAAAAGAAAAACCAAATCTTGTCATACTAGAGACTATCCTTCCCGAAATGGATGGTTTTTCTGTTTGTAAATCGCTTAGAGCTTTTGGTTTTAAAAATCCAATTATATTTCTAACTAAAAAATCATCTGAAATTGATGCTGTAATTGGACTAGAACTCGGTGCACAAGATTATATTAGAAAACCTTTTCAGCCTAATGAACTTCTTGCGCGCATTGAAGTTCAGCTTAAACAAAATCAGCTTGAAAATTTTGACAAGAAAATAATTGTAAAGGATTTGGAAATTGATCTTGAAAGAAGAAAAGTAAAATACAGAGGTGAAGTAAAAGATCTTACCCATAAAGAATTTCAGCTCTTATATGCACTGGCTCAATGTCCAAATAAAGTCTTTTCAAGAAATGAACTTTTAAACAATGTTTGGGGCTGGCAACAATTTGGGCAAACAAGAACAGTAGATATTCACATTGGATATCTAAGAAAAAAATTTGAACCTAACCCAAGAAGGCCCATACTTCTACAAACTATAAGAGGTGTTGGATATACATTAAATACTGAGTAG
- a CDS encoding DUF393 domain-containing protein, producing the protein MLKKISLFVLLIILSAYVQDSIAKEKFPHSKTLDKQTLREIYKVNKYYWVIYDSICPYCRDAKKNIKLLDWESKFQFLSYRDDTVYKLFPNLTKEACERDVHMVTPTGEVIVGYQVFKTIIDNLAATKVLNPLLHNDFAEKKLREIYEKMVKKRTCYYNKSNCKLKKK; encoded by the coding sequence ATGTTAAAAAAAATAAGTTTATTTGTTTTACTAATTATTCTTAGTGCATATGTTCAAGATTCAATTGCAAAAGAAAAGTTTCCTCATTCAAAAACTTTAGATAAACAAACTCTAAGAGAAATTTACAAAGTTAATAAATATTATTGGGTAATTTATGACAGTATTTGTCCATATTGTAGAGATGCTAAAAAAAATATCAAGCTCTTGGATTGGGAAAGTAAATTTCAATTTTTATCCTATAGAGATGATACTGTTTATAAACTATTTCCCAATTTAACTAAAGAAGCATGTGAAAGGGATGTTCATATGGTAACTCCTACTGGAGAAGTAATTGTTGGCTATCAAGTGTTTAAAACAATTATTGATAACCTGGCAGCAACAAAGGTTTTAAATCCACTGTTACATAATGATTTTGCTGAAAAGAAGTTAAGAGAGATTTATGAAAAGATGGTTAAAAAGAGAACTTGTTACTATAACAAATCAAATTGTAAGTTAAAAAAGAAGTAG
- a CDS encoding nucleotidyltransferase domain-containing protein, whose amino-acid sequence MENDYIDIVKKIVLENIPKDKFNIFLFGSRVREKHRQRADIDIGVKGNTKLDKKIIWEIKDTIEESIVPYKVDIIDFVDVNPEFKEEALKDIKIWNKVESIDIN is encoded by the coding sequence ATGGAAAATGATTATATAGATATTGTAAAAAAAATAGTCCTTGAAAATATTCCAAAAGACAAGTTTAATATTTTTCTTTTTGGGAGTAGAGTTAGAGAAAAACACAGGCAAAGAGCAGATATAGACATTGGTGTAAAAGGAAACACAAAACTAGACAAAAAAATAATTTGGGAAATAAAAGATACAATCGAAGAATCAATTGTACCTTACAAAGTTGATATTATTGATTTTGTAGATGTAAATCCTGAGTTTAAGGAAGAAGCTTTAAAGGACATTAAAATATGGAACAAAGTGGAATCTATAGACATAAATTAA